AAATGGCAGCTTTTTATGATACTCCGCCATATTGCGGCAATATTCCCTGCGCAATAAAAATTTACGGTTTAATCGGCTAAGATCTGTCCCAGCATAACAGCTGTGCCGATTTCCAGATTGTCATGAATGGATCGTTCCTCAAAGCAGGTCTTTGCTTCCTCATCCATGGAATACGGCACACCGGGGCTGGCATATAAAAGATCTGCGTGAAGAAATTCTTTTTTCAGCCATTCGCCTTCGTTTGTAAAGTCTAATATATAGGGATAATTCTTGATCTGATTTCTTTCTGTCAGTACCGGATAAGGTAACCCCTTTATTGCGGTATCATCCTTGTCAAATATATCAAAATCAATCTTTTCTTTTGCCAGAATCTTTTCTGCTTCCCTGCCTACGATGCCATATCCAATCAGAAGAATTTTTTCCTGATGAATATCTTTTCCATGCTTGTTCATTAAGGCCTGAAGCCCTTGGATAAACCCCAAAGCGGTAGCATAATTGTTATCCGATACCTTCCCGCTTTTTATATTCAGTGCCAGATACCGGACATCATCTGCAAAGAACAATAGGTCACAGCCTCTTTCGCTGGCTTCATAAATCCCGTCAATATCCGTATGCTCCATTACCAAGGCTTCAAACCCCATGGATTCAAGAATGGCTGCCACAGATTCACTGAAAGAGCCGATGATCCCTTCTCCCTGCGTGATGGGAATCACGGCAATCTTATTCACTGCTTTGGCCTGTTCAAAGGCTTCGTCTTTCATATGAAAGGTCGTTTTGATCAGCTCCGCCAGATTCATATCCGTTCTGGCTTTCAGCTGCCTGTTGTATTCATCCATGCCTTCCAGCATATATTCAATCCACTCTGTCTTTAATCTGGTCATTTCATTACCTCTTCCAACATCTTTATACCTGCTTGCTCTCCACATTTTTGTATAAGGCTGTCCAGTGCATTTTATATATTTAACGGCTGTCCGTCTATAAAGGAGATACTTTTCCCGTAACGCTTAATCGTTTTGCTCCCGGAAAGAGCCATGGTCAGCCGCTCTATGCCAAAACCAATGCCTACCCAAGTGTCGAATACGCCCCACTGGCTGTCTAAAAAATGCGGTCCATAGGAACCGGAGGCTACTTCCAATCCATTGATTTCAATATCCACCGTACTGCCGTATACCACAGATTCTTCCACCACCAAACGATATTCCTCTTTTGGAACACCAAGCTGCGCCATCGCCGCATGAGCCAGCCTTTTCAATTCCTCAAGCTGCTGCCCGTCCTCCACATAAGCCAGTTCCACACAGTTGAGCATGGTAAACTCATTCATGTGCTGAGCCCCCTGAGATTCCTTGCGAAAGCATGATCCGATTTCAAAAATTTTTACCGGTTCATTGGTCATCCGTTTTAGTTCTCTCATGACCACATAAAGATTCGGTGCCAGCATAGGTCTCAGGCATTTTTTGCTGTCCAGCCAGAAAACCTGATCGTTTAATTTATGGCCTTCGTCAATGGTCATCTGAGCCAGCATTTTTTTGGTTATGATAGTGGGAGTCTCCACCTTGGTAAAGCCTTCGCCCGTAAGCCACTGTTCCAGCTTTCTTCCGGTCTCTACGGTTCCGGTCACATGTTTTTCATGGAGAAGCGTTCGAATCTTCGCCCGGCTCTCCTTCACCATAGATGTTTCCATTTCCCTGAAAGAACGGTCTCTGTCCTCGATGGTCTCAAATTCCAGTTCCATCCTCTCTGTCGTTCCGTTCAATTCCCCAATTCTTTCCCGCTGTGTAACCGTGAACTTTTCCATTGGTATGCCCTCTTTCTGCAATCAATATCTCTATAGACGTATTGTATCACATTCCATCCTTTTATTTTAATACTATTATTTGCTTTTATGGTAACTGTTTTAGCCGAGCGGCCACGGATGCCCGTTTTTCTTCCAGCTGCTCCGGGTCGGAGGCACTGTTGACAAAAATCCCTTTGAATTGACTGCACCCTTCCGCATAATCTGAGAGAATCACATCCGATCCAAAGGCGCCTTCCATAAGGTGCAAGGGTTCTGCACTGCTCATCATATGCTCCCCTTCCTGAAGGATTTCTCCCTGCTCTAATTTATAGTGTTCATATGCACAATACCTTCCGTCATCACGCTTTTCCCGGCAGAAACTGCCATACAGCACCATATCTGCCAGTTCGGAAAGCAGATTTACGCCGGAGGAATAGTAAACGGCCACAGGGGTCTGACTGGGAATCCTCGCATCGATTTCCAACACCTTGAGCTGACCCTCGTGCAGGATTACCTCCACATCCATGATCCCGTTCAGATGAATCAGCTTGGCAAGGGTGATACCAAGCCTTGAAAATTCCTCTTTCTGAACCTCCGTCAATTCCGGACAAGGTGCTGTCACCTTACAGCAGTCGTAAACAGAATCCATATGAATCTGCGTTACTGTGTACGTTCTGTATTCCTTCTCATTTCCAATTACTTCTATGGAATAAGACGGCCCTTCCAGATATTCCTCTGCAATCCAGTTTTCTCTGTCCGCCCGGTTCCTTAAAAATGCCTCTGCCTGCTGTTCCGTTTCCGCCAGCAGCACGCCGACGGAACCGCTTTCGCCGGAAGGCTTTATTATGTAGGGTGCTTTTCCCTGAGGATAATAAAGAGGAGCCGGTATGTGGTTCCGGTGAAAAAGCTTATCGGATTTGATCTTTGAGGACGTAATCTCATACGCATTAAAATCAAAGGCGAGCTTTAGATTCTCTTCTTCACAGATTTCTCTTACCGCTTTTAAAACCAGATCGTTCTCATTGGCCGGCAATACAAAATCAGCCTCTTTCATGGCATCGATGACCTTCTGCTCCTTTTGAACAATGTCGCCGCATACGAACCGATCACATATACCGGAAGCGGGAGCACTGGAGTTCCGGTCGATTAAAATGCTCTGTATGCCGGCAAGCTTGGCCAAATATACGGCCTCTGTCCCTTGCAGTTTTCCGCCTATTATTGCTATTTTCATCTCATTTCCTCACGGATAAACCTTTTATATTCCTCTTTTGAAGCAATGCGCAGCCCCATTTCAGACAAAATATTTCTGGCTTCTTCTACGGTTCTTCCGCCTTCATCCACATCCATGGTATTTTGAGCCACGCCCATGAATCCCGACCGGGGCGGTATGATAGAGGTAATCAAATTCGCTCCTGCCCGAATCCGATCTTTTAGTCCGCCGATTCCATCCACATCCAGAGACGCGGGAATCAGTGCGTGAGGATACAAAATTCGCATTAAAGCTATAATTTTCAATTCTTCCGTTCGATCAGGAGTCTGACAGCTTTCCATAGGACTTCCCTCCTGCGGGACAAAGCTCATCACACGAACCTGTTTTGCCCCCATCTGTCCCATGGTCAGCAAAGAATCGGCAATGTCCTGACTGCTTTCACCGATACCGGCCAGCAGTCCTTCTTCTATGTACATGCCTCTTTCCTTTGCATACAGCTTGGCATTCATCCGTTCATCATAGTCCTGGCCCACCCTCAGCTTCTTAAAAAGCTCTCTGTTGTGGGTTTCCTGATATAAGGCATACCAATCGGCTCCGGCCTCCGCCAGCTTATCTATGATGTGCTTTTCTACCACTCCGGGAGAAATCATGACCGGCGTATCGTATTCCTTTTTAATCGTTCTGATGATGTCAGCCACGGTGTTAAATTCTTCCCGGCGGTATTCCGGATCCTCTCCCATAGTCAAGTCGATGAGATTTACCCCGGAATCAATCAACTCCTTAGAGGTGGCAAGAATTTCTTCAGGGGTCTTTCGATACCGTTCAATGTTGTTGGATTTTCTGTAATAGCAGAAATTGCAGTTGTTTTTACAGAAGGTGGTAAAATACACAAAGCCATAGGCAAAAATCTTATCGCCCTGCACATCCTCCCGGATTGTACGTGCCGTATCAAAGAGAATATCCAGCTCCTCCGGATCCTCCTCGCTTAGCATCTGTACCAGTTCCGCTTTTGTAAAATTTCTTTTTCTTAAATCTAGCATGTTCCCCTCCTACTACCATATCTTATCGATTATAGTATCTCCTTTAAAACATCATGGCGGCCATATACTCCTCCTGAAAATCCTCCCTTGCAGCCAATTCTATATGCTCAATGTTTCCGGCGGCCCGCTCAGAGGCGGCCAGACAAGCTGCCGACAATAACATCATGGATGCCCCAATTCCCGCCGAGTTTCCCAGAGACACAATTTTATCCTCCTCTATGGGAGGAAGGAGCCCTACATGTATGGCACTGGTGTTTCGGATGTAACTGCCAAAGGCACCGGCAATGCTTATTCGCTCTAAATCATCAGCAGATATGCCCGCTTCCTTCATTAGAATGGAGATGCCCGCAGAAATAGCCGCCTTAGCCAGCTGAACCTCCCGCACGTCTTTTTGAGAAAGAACCACATCACTTTTTCCGTCGGGGCTGAAATAGAGTACAAATTCACTGCCCTTTTCACTCGGCCTTACACGTTCTGCCAGTTTTTCACAAACGCCTTTTTTCGCCAGCTTCTCTCCGGAAAGCAGTCTGCCGGATTTATCTACGATTCCAAACCGGAGCATTTCTCCAAGCGCATCGATGATACCGGAACCGCAGATTCCGATAGGCTTTCCACCTCCAATCACAGCGATCTGAACCTCCTCCTCTGAAAGCTCCACCCGCTCTATGGCTCCGCCGGCCGCTCTCATTCCCTGTTTCACAGAGCTTCCTTCAAAGGCCGGTCCGGCGGCTGTAGAACACGCTACCGCCCTACCCTTTCCGGTCAGCACGATTTCTCCATTGGTTCCGATATCGATAAAAAGGTGGCCCTTATTACAGTCCATCAGATCCGTTGTTATAATCCCCGCCGTAATATCCGAGCCTACATGCCCTGCTATATTGGCCGCCAAATACACTACCGCATTTTTGTTTGCTTTAAGTCCCAATTCCTCTGCTTTTATTTGAACGCTTCCGGTAAAGACCGGTGCGAAAGGAGACGCCGCCAACTGAGACGGATCCACCCCAAGGAACAGGTGGCTCATGGTCGTATTGCCTACGACCACATATTGATAGATATGCTCCGGATCAATTTCGGCTTCTTTTTGGAATTTCTCCACTGCTTTATTGATATACTGAAGGATTGCCTGATGGAGGGTCTCCAAATTTTCCACTTGTTCCATTGCATACGTTATTCTGGAAATAACATCTGCTCCATAGGCGCCCTGTGGATTTGTACCGGATTCTGCCTGAACCAGTTCACCCGTTTCCAGATTCCAAAGCAGGACAACCACCGTAGTTGTTCCAATATCTACCGCGACTCCGTAATTTTCCTTCGCCTTATCGCCTGCCTCTATATATAGGACCCGGTTGTTTCGGATGGTCAGTGTCACGTCCCTGCTCTCTTTCAGTACCTTTGGCATATGGCGCAATACAGAACCGCTAAAGGTCAATTCCTCTTTGTCCAATACCTCTCTGATCCGTACCTCATCGCTCCTCTGATCCAAAAGGGAAGCCTTAGGAACGGATAGAAAGATCTTTTTTACAGCAGCGTTCCGCACAAATCCCTCCGGCAGACATATCAGTCTCTTTTTTCTTGCCGCAGTGGTCTCTGAATCAGGGATTTCAACGACCATTCCATCGGAAACAGGCTGGCAGCAGGCCAGCCGAACCCCCTGCTCTATTTCCTGTTCAGAAAGCTTGCGGTGAGGATCCCGGCAGACCTCTTTATTCCCGGACAGGACTTTGACTTTACATTTTCCGCAGGTTCCCATTCCCGCACAATTTCCGTCTATACTGGCACCGGCTTTTATAGCAGCTTGAAGGATTGTTTCCCCTTCCTCCGCTTCGCCTGTCAAAGCCTGAGGTAAAAAAGTTATTTTCATTCCTGCACCTCTTCCATTCTTGCCCGGATTTTACAGAAACGGCATCCCGACGGATTTCCCAAACATCTCATGCATTCCGGCTCCGTCTTAATGTCCGGGTCGTTCAATACAAAAAAAAGTCCTGAACAAGTCTTCTGCGGTATCAGCAATCCGCTGTCTTTCACGGATACGCCTATCTCTTCTCCATTCAGTATTTGAAAAAATTTTTTAGACTCCATAATGGGCATGCCGAAGTATCCCGGTCCAAATTCTTCGGACAGATAAACAGGCTTTTCGCCTTTCAGCCTGTTCTTCATATCCTCTTCAATCTTTCCCTTTAATATCTCAATACCGGCATCTACATAATTTGTGCCCCAGATATCCGCATACAGAAAATCCATGATATTATCCTCACTGGAAAAATAGCATTCCCCGGCTGTCAGCATGTAGAAATAGATTCCTTTTACCGCATTCTCCGGTATCTGCTCAAAATAATTGCAGCAGATTTCCGCATCTCCTGCCCTTATCCTTCCGTCTTTAAAAATCTCCGAATCATAAAAAGAAACCAGTGCCTGAATGCGAATCCCGCCGATCCCGTCTTCCCTTACCTTTTGACCTCTTTTCATCATTCTCTGATGCTTCTCCCGGTTGAGGTCAAAACCGCAGGTTTTTATGAACCGCTGTTCTGCCAGCGGATATACGATTTCCTCGTCCAGTTGTATTTTCTGATTTTTCATACGCTCCTCTTGCAAAATAAGGTGATAAACCTTCCGGCCTACCACCTTACCACTACATTTCTATTTCTTTATTTTTTCCATTTTTCCTCGATCAGTTTAGCGGCGACCTTCACCGCCTCCACCGCATCTTCACTGTATCCGTCCGCTCCGATTTTTTTTGCCCACCTCGGTGTGCAGGGTGCTCCCCCCACCATGGTCCGGAAATTTTTCTTTTCTCCGGTTTCAACTAAAAGCTTTTCCAGTTTCTTTTGTTCAATCATGGTAGAAGTAAGCAGCGCACTTGTTCCGATAATGTCCACTCTTCTTTTCTTAGCCTCTTCCAATATGCTTTCTACCGGAACCTCACAGCCCAGATCGATGACTTCAAAGCCGGCGGTTCTTAAGGTGGAAGCAACAATGCCTTTTCCGATGTCGTGGATATCACCGGCCACAGTTGCAAGCAATATGGTGCCCTTTGCCGAAAAGGAACAAGCCTCTCTCCCATCCGAATTTAGTATGCCTAAAATCCTGTTGGTCACGTTCTTCATTACTTCAGCGGCATAAATCAACTCAGGAAGGGATAAAAGTCCCCGGTCAAAACGATCGCCAATTTCCTGATTTCCTGCACCAAATCCCAGCAGCAGGAGATCCAACAGATCCAGTTTCTGATTTTCAGCTTCAAGAATCAAATGAAATGCTTCTTCCTCATCAGCATCTACAATGGCTTCTTTTGCTTTATCTAACAATTCCTGCTTTTCCAAATCCATGCCTCCTAAAATCCTTGACAGCCAGCAATGGTAAAATAACTATTTGTTTCTTTCATACCCAAATATTTTACCATAGTTTTCAGAATTTTGCCATAAGTAATCTTTATTTTAGGGGTCTGGTCTGTATATCTTTTTTATCCGTAAACCCATTTAAATGGATCGGTGAAATAAACTACTCCTTGCAGCTTATTTCAATCCGGCTCTCTCTTTAAACCGTTCTACGGAATTGATCTTAATTCCGAGAAGCTCCTGAATTCTGAACTTCGCCTCCATCCCCGCATTTGCACCTGCACATGGTTCGACGTGAGCTAATCCGAGTCCAAGCTCCTCTCTCTTTTCTGACATGGTAACGATGTCACATAATTCTTCTAAAGATACTCCAAGCTTCTCTGCCACGTATGCTTTCGCTTCGTTGATCTTCATCTTCTTAGCTAGCTGTAGACGCATCACCAGATCTCCGGCAGTGCGTATACCGCCCATACAAGCGGCCAGAGCGTGTGCAGCTTCAGCACCTAAAGGATCGCCTACGCCTATCTACAAGCCGTCGATCTTGCCGATCTCAATCAAGGCTTTATCTGCTCTGGATACCACGTCTGCCGGAAGGTTTTCACACATTGGAATACCGCAGACGCCCATTCCGGCATTGGCATGAACCGGTATTTCCGCCACGGCCGTACACGCTTTCACAAAGGTGCATACTCTTGCAATATTCCAAGGGAAGGACTTATTGCAGTTGGTATTGACTACGACACCGAAAATGCTGGCTCCGGCTTCTTCCACCAATTTGACCTGCTTATGAGGGTACAGGCCCGCAAGCCTTTGCCCGTTATATTTTAATTTGCCGTGCATCCCTAAAACGAATTCACCAGCCATACCGATTTCGATAGGCATATCGGGGAACTTCTCCCGCATGATTTCGGTGGCCTTCAAGGATACCAGAAAATCTGCGTCTCCTGCCGCTCCGGAAGTATCCAGCATGAAACCGTCCGCACCTACATCGTTCATCTGCTCCGCCACATAAACAATATCCCGCACAGCGTGATCCACCGCCTCTTCCTGCGCCGCCATGGCTTCCTGAATTTTTCCTTCCGGAAGCAATACCGCCCAGTTGTCCACAGGGCCATCCGGCTTCGTGTAGAACCCCAGATTTGGCATAGCTCCGTAAAACAGCGGCATGGTGCATCTGCCCAAGGCCTGTTTCAGAATGGTCGCTTCCCTCTTGGCAACCCCCTTCACTGTTTTATAGTTGTAGTCACTGTATCCGATATCCACCGAATCGGCGCCCAGAACTCTTTCATGAATCATCGCGTTTGTATCTCTTGAGGTAGGGATACCGCACTTTGTGCTGATTTTGTCCGACCCGGAATCGTTTGAAGAAACGACTTCCATTCCCGGCGTAACGCCTACAAAGTTTCCGGGCATCGTAACGATTTCATAGAGATATTCCGTCTCTTCCGCTGTAAGCGGATCAATCTTACCCCTGCGGACCGCATCCTCGATGCCTTCCTTGATGTCGGCCCTGATTTCTTCTTCTGTCATATGAACGATTGATCCGTCGCCCATACGAGTGAAGAATTTTTTCTGTTCACTCATGTCACTCATCCTTTCCTATAGATTGTGTCAAATTTCTTTCCTTGCCTTGAATCTGGCTAATTCTTCAGCTTCCTCTTCCCCTTCTGCTACGATATCATGAATTTTCTTCTTTACCGCATCGGGAAGCGGCGTCACTTGATAATTTTCCAATATGCTCCGAGCCTGTTCGTTGGCTACCTGATCTATCGGCTTTGATCCATTTGCTTCCCAGTTTTCACGCATCCTTCGGTTGATCAGATTCGTGGTGGAAAGCTCCTGTTTCATGTATTTTCTGGTATGCTTCTGAGCCAAGTAATTTCCGGCAGGTCCTACGGCCTTAATTACATCCAGAGCCAGCGTATCCTTATTTACCGGGATACCTTGAAGAATTCTCCTCGTCATCTTCACGATTTCCTGATCGATAAGCAGCTGCTCATAGCTCATCGTCATGCCCATTTCAAGCATGCCCATTCCATAAATTACATTGCTTCCGGTCACCGCAGGAAGCAGACTCGTCAGGGTCTTTTCATGCCCCAGCTGTTCATCCAGACACTTACTGTCCCCCTACGTGCCGCCTACATTAGTAGGTATTCCGTAGTAATGTCCGATCTGACCGACTGCGGCGCCGCACATGGCATGCTCCGGAGCACCCACCGGCGATTGCGCTGTTTTCATATCCATAATCGTAGTAGAGGTGCCGTAAAGAATCGGATTGCCTTTATTTATGATCTGAGCCAGAACGATTCCTCCCAGAATTTCAGCATTGGTGCATACTAAGGTTCCGGCCAGCGTTGCAGGAGTCGTTCCTCCGCAAAGTCCCATGGACAAAATATCAATAGGCAGACCGTATTCTGCTGACAGCTTAATAATGCTCGTTTCATTTTCGTTGATTTCCAGCGGACTGTTGGGGCAGGCTCCCATGGTAATAATAGGGCGTTCTCTCAGTTTATCATATCCGCCCTGAATGGCCGCCGCCATATCAATGAACCGCTTTGTGTTCTTCACACCTTCCAGATCGTGTGCAAAATTTTTGGTCAGATTGTTCAACACGGCCTCTGCTTCATGAAGCGATCGAACCTTTTGATTGACATCCCCTGCTGTGACCGCAATGGAGAAAACATCACATTCCTCCATGGAGTCACAGAACCTAGCTACATCGCACAGATCCTGTTTCGTGGTCTCCCGGACCTGATGAGTATACGGATCCATTATAAACACACCCGTACCAAAATTTTTGTAAGCGACCCGCTTACCGCCGACTACCGTATCATTCTTAGGATCCCTGCCGCAAAGAGTAAACTCCGCCGGACAGGCTTCGATGGAATCAATCACTAGGCTTCTGGGAAATTTCACTCGGTCGTTTTCATAATCGACTTCACAGCCGGCTCCCGCATAAATATCCAGCGCCTCTTTTCCATGAATTTGAAGGCCGTAGTTTTCCATCAGATCCAATGTGGCTTCATGAATGGCATCCAAATCTTCATTCCGCAGGATGCAGTACCCGTATATATCCGTTTCGTGGGTAAATTTAGCCATTATGTAACCTCCTATACCTTGAGAATAGGTGAGTTTTCTTACAGCTCATCAATCCATTTCAAAATAAAGTTTACCGTATCGGAAGCATCCTCACAGTATGCGTCCGCACCGATTTTCTCTGCCCAGCGATTGGTCACCGGAGCACCTCCCACCAGAGTCTTTACCTTATCCCGGATACCAGCCGCTTTTAATGCTTCCTCGATATCCTTCTGAACCGTCATGGTGGTGGTAAGCAGCGCACTGCTTCCTACGAACTGCGCATTGTGCTCCATGGCGGCATCTACGAACTTCTGAGCCGGTACTTCTCTTCCCAGATCGTATACTTCGACCCCATTCGTTTTCACCAGCGACGCCACGATCCCTTTTCCAATGTCGTGTACATCGCCTTCTACCGTACCGATTATGAAAGTACCCTTGGATTTCACGGATGTCATATCCATTTTGCTTTCAATATCAGCGGTCACTTGCTTCATCACCTCTGTGGCAAAAATCAGCTCCGGCAGAAAGACCTCTCCCATTCCGAAAAGGTCTCCCAATTCCTTCATGCCCGCACTGTATCCGCTGCCGAGTAACTCAATCGGGTCAATTCCTTCCGCTTCGGCATTTGCCAGTGCTTCCATGGCCATGTCTTCGTCCGCTTCAATAATGGACTGCTTTGCCGCTTCTAGTATTGCTTCTTTACTCATTCCTGTTCCCTCCATTAAAATTAAAT
This region of Aminipila luticellarii genomic DNA includes:
- a CDS encoding ASKHA domain-containing protein, which encodes MKITFLPQALTGEAEEGETILQAAIKAGASIDGNCAGMGTCGKCKVKVLSGNKEVCRDPHRKLSEQEIEQGVRLACCQPVSDGMVVEIPDSETTAARKKRLICLPEGFVRNAAVKKIFLSVPKASLLDQRSDEVRIREVLDKEELTFSGSVLRHMPKVLKESRDVTLTIRNNRVLYIEAGDKAKENYGVAVDIGTTTVVVLLWNLETGELVQAESGTNPQGAYGADVISRITYAMEQVENLETLHQAILQYINKAVEKFQKEAEIDPEHIYQYVVVGNTTMSHLFLGVDPSQLAASPFAPVFTGSVQIKAEELGLKANKNAVVYLAANIAGHVGSDITAGIITTDLMDCNKGHLFIDIGTNGEIVLTGKGRAVACSTAAGPAFEGSSVKQGMRAAGGAIERVELSEEEVQIAVIGGGKPIGICGSGIIDALGEMLRFGIVDKSGRLLSGEKLAKKGVCEKLAERVRPSEKGSEFVLYFSPDGKSDVVLSQKDVREVQLAKAAISAGISILMKEAGISADDLERISIAGAFGSYIRNTSAIHVGLLPPIEEDKIVSLGNSAGIGASMMLLSAACLAASERAAGNIEHIELAAREDFQEEYMAAMMF
- a CDS encoding cobalamin B12-binding domain-containing protein produces the protein MEKQELLDKAKEAIVDADEEEAFHLILEAENQKLDLLDLLLLGFGAGNQEIGDRFDRGLLSLPELIYAAEVMKNVTNRILGILNSDGREACSFSAKGTILLATVAGDIHDIGKGIVASTLRTAGFEVIDLGCEVPVESILEEAKKRRVDIIGTSALLTSTMIEQKKLEKLLVETGEKKNFRTMVGGAPCTPRWAKKIGADGYSEDAVEAVKVAAKLIEEKWKK
- the pylSc gene encoding pyrrolysine--tRNA(Pyl) ligase large subunit, with protein sequence MEKFTVTQRERIGELNGTTERMELEFETIEDRDRSFREMETSMVKESRAKIRTLLHEKHVTGTVETGRKLEQWLTGEGFTKVETPTIITKKMLAQMTIDEGHKLNDQVFWLDSKKCLRPMLAPNLYVVMRELKRMTNEPVKIFEIGSCFRKESQGAQHMNEFTMLNCVELAYVEDGQQLEELKRLAHAAMAQLGVPKEEYRLVVEESVVYGSTVDIEINGLEVASGSYGPHFLDSQWGVFDTWVGIGFGIERLTMALSGSKTIKRYGKSISFIDGQPLNI
- the pylC gene encoding 3-methylornithine--L-lysine ligase PylC; translation: MKIAIIGGKLQGTEAVYLAKLAGIQSILIDRNSSAPASGICDRFVCGDIVQKEQKVIDAMKEADFVLPANENDLVLKAVREICEEENLKLAFDFNAYEITSSKIKSDKLFHRNHIPAPLYYPQGKAPYIIKPSGESGSVGVLLAETEQQAEAFLRNRADRENWIAEEYLEGPSYSIEVIGNEKEYRTYTVTQIHMDSVYDCCKVTAPCPELTEVQKEEFSRLGITLAKLIHLNGIMDVEVILHEGQLKVLEIDARIPSQTPVAVYYSSGVNLLSELADMVLYGSFCREKRDDGRYCAYEHYKLEQGEILQEGEHMMSSAEPLHLMEGAFGSDVILSDYAEGCSQFKGIFVNSASDPEQLEEKRASVAARLKQLP
- the pylD gene encoding 3-methylornithyl-N6-L-lysine dehydrogenase PylD; protein product: MTRLKTEWIEYMLEGMDEYNRQLKARTDMNLAELIKTTFHMKDEAFEQAKAVNKIAVIPITQGEGIIGSFSESVAAILESMGFEALVMEHTDIDGIYEASERGCDLLFFADDVRYLALNIKSGKVSDNNYATALGFIQGLQALMNKHGKDIHQEKILLIGYGIVGREAEKILAKEKIDFDIFDKDDTAIKGLPYPVLTERNQIKNYPYILDFTNEGEWLKKEFLHADLLYASPGVPYSMDEEAKTCFEERSIHDNLEIGTAVMLGQILAD
- a CDS encoding cobalamin B12-binding domain-containing protein, which produces MSKEAILEAAKQSIIEADEDMAMEALANAEAEGIDPIELLGSGYSAGMKELGDLFGMGEVFLPELIFATEVMKQVTADIESKMDMTSVKSKGTFIIGTVEGDVHDIGKGIVASLVKTNGVEVYDLGREVPAQKFVDAAMEHNAQFVGSSALLTTTMTVQKDIEEALKAAGIRDKVKTLVGGAPVTNRWAEKIGADAYCEDASDTVNFILKWIDEL
- the pylB gene encoding methylornithine synthase PylB translates to MLDLRKRNFTKAELVQMLSEEDPEELDILFDTARTIREDVQGDKIFAYGFVYFTTFCKNNCNFCYYRKSNNIERYRKTPEEILATSKELIDSGVNLIDLTMGEDPEYRREEFNTVADIIRTIKKEYDTPVMISPGVVEKHIIDKLAEAGADWYALYQETHNRELFKKLRVGQDYDERMNAKLYAKERGMYIEEGLLAGIGESSQDIADSLLTMGQMGAKQVRVMSFVPQEGSPMESCQTPDRTEELKIIALMRILYPHALIPASLDVDGIGGLKDRIRAGANLITSIIPPRSGFMGVAQNTMDVDEGGRTVEEARNILSEMGLRIASKEEYKRFIREEMR